The Juglans regia cultivar Chandler chromosome 1, Walnut 2.0, whole genome shotgun sequence nucleotide sequence ATAATCCTTTATGATTTCCTCAACATTAAAATTATCATTCTTTGCATCTAACCATTGAATTGCTCAACAAGCATCCTTATTTAATATCTgtgaatttaaatttacaacttgtgaaattaaatttacaacttGTCTGTTAATATTTTGCATAAACACACACATCACATACATAAGGAGGTCATATCTCTTCAAATAAGCTAGCCCCTTACTAACAAAATTCTAACTTCACAACCATTTGAAATGGTTGGTTTTTTATGAGTGAAGTTGAGGAAGCATTTTAAGGCGACCTTGTAGGGGAATCCAGGAAAGGTTTTGGTGGAAATTGTAGAGATAAAATGATACCTTCTAACATCTCTATCACCTTAGCCATCGATGGTCGATCTGAAGGATTAGTTTGGATGCACCATAAACTTACTattatcaacttttttatcgTGTCTTCTTCCACTTCTGTTATATCCCCAAAAGTATTAACAAAACTTTCTTCTTGTTGCAGCTTGTTATATATCCAGTGGGGAAAGTATATTTGGCTGGTATGAGATGCTccagtttgaaaattttttcttcctccaaccATCTCAAGAACCAACATTCCATAGCTATAAACGTCTGATTTGTGAGAGACTCCACCAAAGTTCCGACTGAAAACTTCGGGTGCAATAAATCCTGCAGTTCCTCTCATGCCTGTAATTGACACAATactctcttttgttttgcataGTTTAGCAAGGCCAAAATCAGAGATTTTGGGACACAAATCTTCATCCAAAAGTATATTATGAGGTTTTATGTCAAAATGTAGAATCCTTGTCCGGCAACCTCGGTGCAAGTACTCTAGTCCTCGAGCAACGCCAACTGCAATTTGGAACATCGTTCGGCTGTCCAAATGACAATTTGTGACTGAAGTTCCCTCGTCATATATGAACTTATCAAGAGATCCATTAGAAACAAATTCATATATTAGAGCTCTTTTATTCCTCTCATAGCAGAACCCCAAAAGATTGACTATATTAACATGCGAAGTTCTGCTAATGCTGGCCACTTCGTTAATAAATTCCTCTCCATTACCTTTGGCCTCGCTGAGGACCTTCACAGCAACGATACGTCCATTACTATCAGGAAGCTTTCCTTTGTATACAACTCCAAATCCACCTTGTCCTACTTTATCTCTAAAGGAATTGGTCAGTTTCCTCACTTCTGAATAGGTGTAACGCTTCGGGGCTATTGATCCATAATTCTTTATCATTTCCTCGGCACTATTCCGATCATTCATTGCATCCTTTTTCCCCCAGAGAATTGCATGGTATCCTCTTTTAACGCTGCAGATTATTACCAAAGAGAGAATTAAAATCGCAGCCATGCCTGCACACAAagaaataatagtattataatggCTTTTCATTTAActctaaagaaaaaaagggacaaaattagaatatatgtatatatatttttttaacgtgATATGGAATGCCATACCAATGCCAAGTATAAGCTGCCACATGGCCCGCTTGTGCTTTGAAGGATAATAATACCCTGCAACAAGAAgagaagtaaattttattagaaaagcTAGATACTTGTTTAAGCGCTACAtgaatataaaaagataaaaatgtactacataatttaatttttaataactcTTTTTTCAACACACCTCTCGGTTCGTCATCTGAAAAGGTGGGCTCTGGTGTTGGCGCGTAGTATTGTATATTGGGAATGGGTGGCAAGTCTGGGACTGAGAGAAggagaaattagaaaaagaaactaaatcaGTCGTAAATAAACATCCATGCCATTTAATACAAGCTTTTGATCTGTGATTTTCGTCTACAGAATATAGCCCTTCAATTCTGATTGTAACCAGTAACCATAAAATCGAAAAAGGGGGTAGAGGACTCTTTCAACCTGGGATTTCAAAAGCCGGATCGTGCGTTGGTGATGGTGCAGTGGATCCTACAGTCATTGATGCGTTTGCGCTATTTATTGTTACTCTCTTGGCGGGTGGTCTGTTGATCCGTGGTCTGGAGAGCGGGGTGGCGGGTGGCGGTGGCGGCGGTCTGGAGAGCGGGGTGGCGGGTGGACCCGGGGTTGCGGCTGGCgctagaataataataaaaaatgtaacgatagaatattgaataataataaaaaatatgtaaaaaataataataaaataataaataataatgagatattacCTTATCCCCAAATTAAGCATAAGAGCAAAGAATTcgtaaaagaaatatttaaggaaaaaacttgaaaaagaagtggtaagatatataatatatatatattccttttttgtgatttgtgatgcCTGGTTATAAATTAggtatgggttttttttttttttaaaaaaaaagatatgggTTGTACTTGTACAAGCATGGGACTTTCATATCACGCTAATCATCTTCCCAACTATATGATTAGTGGAGATTAAACACAAATTAAGCAGAAAATACACCTTAGGCTACAATTCATAAGATCAAGGCCAAAGAGCATGCATTCTCACAAAACTGCAAATCCCAACTTCTTCGTTATACCAGCATGCaaccattaataaaaaaaaaaaaaagaagagagagagaaatatatatCAGAGGAGAAAATATAGATCACCTGCATTTTCTGATGCCAACTTTCGTGGATAAAGAGTACGGGTACTGACGCAAAGGAAGAGAAAGGGCTTGTTGCAGTTTGCTGCATATAATTTCTGGTTTTCAGCACAGAAAGAAGTGGGTATGGAAATCAAGATGAACGATGCTAACATGAAGAAATAAGCAGATGATTGTCTGCTCGAACGCATTATTAATTGTAGGTAGCTTTATCAAGATGGGGGGGATGGAGAGTAAATTAAGAGGACTAGGAAttaattcaacttaaaatttgagaaactaCTTATTTTGAGATCATCAGTGATTGCCAATCATAATAAGGGAGAAAGATGGAGACTTTTGTCCCTCAAGACAGAGAGGATGCTGGAATATATCAGTTAAGAATCTTAGAACGTAGACATGAATCTTTTTCATCGTTTGTAATTATTTACTTGACTCGCGGACGTAGAAAAAGAAGCAATTCGAGCGAAAGCGTCActttatatctatttatttttagatagaTCCAGACGCGTCTATGCTTTTCCCAAGGATTGATGAGCAAGACTTTGCCAAGTCTTTCACGCCTTTCGGTCGGTCATAGGCGTGTATATTGGGAGTTTTTGAAATGagttttcaaactttttataaaGTTCCATGATTAGCaatcaataattaaaataataaatacaccTTGTTTTGAGAGAGTGCATATATAAAAGGATAGATGTCTAGATCCGAGAACGACGCACGAAACTTTCTCAACTTAAAAGAGACGGacccaagaaagaaaattatatgaaactgCATGATTAAATTTCTTGTGTTCAAACAAGGTTGTTGATTTTACAAAATGCACAATTCCTTTTGATGTCGGAGCATACATacaaattaaagacaaaaatcaaattgCGTGGAGGAACAAACTCACCTCAGTACACATGATTCCATATTACACGTTAATATACTCACTCACCTTGGTGGTATATTCCATATTAGAGTTGACACATCACACGTGACATAATGAGTGAAAATAGATTACCATCTCAAGTATAATTAATACTAGAGCATCACTTATTCAATTTCTGTGATTGTAAATTCATCACCAGACTAAGCCCTTTCTTCTCCTAAACCTGTCTACGCGGTCAGTGCTCATGCGAGACTTTTCAGGCTTGGTCTACTTCCTAGACTTCTCCAGTCGACTATCTAAACTGTTCCTCGAAACTTCCGGGAGATCCGAACCCAACTCAAATTTATCTGAAGTTCCAGTTTCAGATGGTTTGCTCTGAGTATCAGATTCTGCtgcaatttttttgtgaagCTAAGGGGATAGAACATCAGCTATCTGTGGCCTATTCTCCACAACAGAATGGAGTGTCCGAGAGAAAGAATAGGACAGTCATGGAAATGGCAAGATGCATGTTACTTGAGAAAAAATTGCCCAAGAATTCTGGGGTGAAGCAGTGAACACTGCTGTGTTCTTGCTCAATCATGTGCCTACAAAAGCAGTTGAAAGTCAAACACCTTATGAAGCTTGGAGTGGAATTAAACCCTCTGCAAGTTTCTTAAGGGTGTTTGGTTGTATTTGTTATATTCATGTTCTATCTCAAAAGAGAACTAAGCTGGAAGAGAAAGCAGAAAGAGGGATATTTGTGGGATACAACAACATTTCAAAAGGTTTTCGAATTTTCAActtgaaaacaagaaaactgGTTGTAAGCCGAGATGTAAGgtttaatgaaaatgcatcTTGGGATTGGGAAGCTGAGAAAGTGACTAAACAAAGTGTAGAGGTACCAATTGAGTCattaatagaagaagaagaagaagaagctgaagCAGAAACAAGTCATATTCAGCAAACTCACACAAAAAGTCCTATAGCTACTCAAGTGTTCTCTGATGACAGTGAAGAAGAGTCAACTCTTGAATCTCCAATAAGAAGAACAAGACTTCTTAGTGAAGTATACGAGCATTGTAATTATGCTACACTTGAGCCAAATAGTTTTGCAGCAGCTTCAAATGAAGAAGTTTGGCAGAGAGCTATgagagaagaaattaaaatgatagagaaaaatgaaacttaGGAGTTGGATTTATAAGACTAAATTAAATCCGGATGGCTCTATCTTGAAGCATAAAGCAAGGTTGGTTGTCAAGGGATATGTGCAACAACATGGAATAGATTACAATGAAACTTTTGCTCCTGTTGCAAGGATGGAGACCATTAGAGCCTTAGTTTCACTTGCTGCTCAAAATGGTTGGAAAGTTTTGCAATTGGATTTGAAATCAGCATTCCTAAATGGGGTGTTGGAAGAAGAAGTTTTTGTGGATCAACCCAAGGGGTTCGAGAAAGAAGAAGGCAAAGTCTATAAACTGAAAAAGGCCTTGTATGGATTAAAACAGGCACCAAGGGCCTGGTATGGGAGAatcaatcaatattttattgagaaagGCTTCAGGAGGCAAGAGTGAACCTACCTTGTATGTAAAGTCTCAAAATAGTAATGATTTGATCATTGTAACTCTTTATATGGATGATCTGGTTTTTACAGGAAGTAATgttggaaaaattgaaaaatttaaatttaggaaatatgcattatttcCTAGGAATGGAAGTAAATCAAGAAGCAGAAGGAATCTTCTGTTCCCAGAGGAAGTACATTGAAGATCTCTTAAGAAGATTGAATATGTTAGGTTGTAAACCTGTGGCAACTCCATTAATTCctaatgagaaattgaaaaaggaagaTGGTGGAAATAAGGTGGATGCTTCGATTTATAGAAGTTTGGTAGGAAGTTTGCTGTATCTGTGTAACACCAGACCTGATATCTTGTATGCCACTAGTTTACTTTCAAGATTCATGCAATATCCTAGCCAAATACATCTTGGAACATCCAAGAGAATTTTGAGATACTTGCAGGGAACTATCAGCTTTGGTATTTGGTGTAAGAAAACTTTAAATACAAAGCTGGTGGGATTTACAGACAGTGATTGGGCAGGTTCATGTGATGATTTGATGAGCACTTTAGGTTATTGTTTTAGTCTAGGATCTACTATGTTTTCCTAGAGTTCGAAAAAGCAAGGCAATGTGGCACAATTAACTGCTAAAGCAGAGTATGTGGCAACTGCAAGTTGTGCAAACCAAGCCATTTGGTTGAGAAGAATACTTGAAGATATGGGGGAGAAATAGTTGGAATCTACTGAAATTTTCTATGATAACAAATCAGCAATTGCAATTGCCAAAAATCCAGTCCATCATTGTAGAAATAAACATATTgcaattaaatataatttcttgcgTGAAGTTGAATCAAATGGTGAAATTGCTTTGAAGTTTTGTAGATCAGAAGAGCATCTTGCTGATATATTCACAAAAGCACTCCCAAGAGACAAGTTTCAGTTTCTCGGATCACAGCTTGATGTAAATGGAAATCACATCAAGGATGAGTATTGAAGATCAGTTATTGTGATGTTTATTTTCTAGAAACTCttgatatttctattttattatattaagctTTCCTATTATTACTCTGTGTTGGAAGTTGTATTtctgttttaaatgaattttgtgaGTCTCTATGTAAGCTTATAAAAGCATGATCAATGGAAGATGATAGTAGAACCATAGTATCAATCCGTAAACTAAAAGGGTTGAGGTTTGTCAAgtaatttctctgtttttctttgtttgcttTCATTGTTTAAAACCAACAGGaatagctttaaaaaaatatatgatttttagtcttatatatttctttcgtgattgctcataaaaaaatattactcatCAAAATATATCTATTCTTTCGTGACTCGGGAGGAAGATCTTAAATAGTCTTGCAGAAGTAGGTTCTGCCCAGGcctttttttaatcagtaaaaacagattttatttATGAGGAATAGACAAGTTTTGCCTTGCTATCTCTAAATTTCTTATCCGAAAAAGAAAGCATTCTAAcgccaaagaaaaataatttattgcaGTAAAATTACCAGCATGCACTTGGTCAATAAATTTAATCCCACACACCACatcatggagagagagagagagagagagagagagagagagagagagagagagagaagatgccGGTAGTCATGATAAAGAGCAGGATGAGGGGGGAGTAAATATTACTTAAGTGCATTCCAGCTAGCTCATTCAAGTCTTTTGGATTGAAGGTTGAGTGCATGGTTGTTGTCGAGGTGCCCTGGATCCCCCAGGGTCGCTCAGATCCTACGTTGATATGGTGGCGTAGACACCTTAACCTATCCCTGAGGTACAGGTGCCCCTTTGTCCATTAAAGGTTTTTGAAGGAGTGTCGTATGTCTTCTTTACGAGGAGGAAATTGAGCGTTCTGTACAGCCTTTCAAGTTCTCGATGGTTTTGAAGTTTCTGTGCAAACGGCTATCATTGGACAATATTATAGCATTTTGTCGACGTCTGTGGGGGTTGGTTGCTTAGCCAATGGTTTCG carries:
- the LOC108988019 gene encoding PR5-like receptor kinase, encoding MRSSRQSSAYFFMLASFILISIPTSFCAENQKLYAANCNKPFLFLCVSTRTLYPRKLASENAAPAATPGPPATPLSRPPPPPPATPLSRPRINRPPAKRVTINSANASMTVGSTAPSPTHDPAFEIPVPDLPPIPNIQYYAPTPEPTFSDDEPRGYYYPSKHKRAMWQLILGIGMAAILILSLVIICSVKRGYHAILWGKKDAMNDRNSAEEMIKNYGSIAPKRYTYSEVRKLTNSFRDKVGQGGFGVVYKGKLPDSNGRIVAVKVLSEAKGNGEEFINEVASISRTSHVNIVNLLGFCYERNKRALIYEFVSNGSLDKFIYDEGTSVTNCHLDSRTMFQIAVGVARGLEYLHRGCRTRILHFDIKPHNILLDEDLCPKISDFGLAKLCKTKESIVSITGMRGTAGFIAPEVFSRNFGGVSHKSDVYSYGMLVLEMVGGRKNFQTGASHTSQIYFPHWIYNKLQQEESFVNTFGDITEVEEDTIKKLIIVSLWCIQTNPSDRPSMAKVIEMLEGIILSLQFPPKPFLDSPTRSP